The proteins below are encoded in one region of Methanofollis aquaemaris:
- a CDS encoding ROK family protein produces the protein MGEGSVIAVDIGATHYRTALVTSEGCVRDFVRGDTPREGASGEVVARAVGDAIASIPGWSRAAGIGVASAGPLDLTSGRVVCSPNMAFEEVPLVAPLFERFGLPVRLLNDCRAGALGERWLGAGQGVDNLVYLTLSTGIGGGAVVGGRLLQGRDGNAGEVGHLFVDSEYALSCGCGHAGHWEAYASGTGMPRFFAAWLAKNNLPASSFDASSSRGILGAAARGDSLAGAFMDALGAISARAFSDIIVAYSPEVIVLDGPIARAHGALLIRHMCPHLDRYLPTPEIVVSPLEGRAPLLGAAVYALGLS, from the coding sequence ATGGGAGAGGGTTCCGTCATCGCTGTGGACATCGGGGCGACTCATTACCGTACGGCCCTTGTCACGTCTGAGGGTTGTGTGAGGGATTTTGTACGAGGAGACACTCCGAGAGAGGGGGCATCGGGCGAGGTGGTGGCCCGGGCGGTCGGAGATGCGATCGCCTCGATCCCTGGCTGGTCCCGCGCTGCAGGGATCGGGGTGGCCTCGGCCGGTCCCCTCGACCTGACATCCGGTCGGGTCGTCTGCTCGCCGAACATGGCTTTTGAGGAAGTCCCCCTTGTCGCACCGCTCTTTGAACGGTTCGGTCTGCCGGTCAGGCTTCTCAACGACTGCCGGGCCGGGGCCCTAGGCGAGCGGTGGCTTGGAGCCGGACAGGGTGTGGACAACCTGGTGTACCTGACACTCTCGACCGGGATCGGTGGGGGAGCGGTGGTCGGCGGCCGACTCCTCCAGGGCAGGGACGGGAATGCCGGGGAGGTGGGCCATCTCTTTGTGGACTCAGAGTATGCCCTCTCCTGCGGTTGCGGCCACGCCGGCCACTGGGAGGCCTACGCATCCGGGACCGGGATGCCCCGATTTTTTGCGGCATGGCTGGCGAAAAACAATCTCCCGGCCTCTTCATTTGATGCCTCGTCCAGTCGAGGGATCCTGGGCGCGGCGGCGCGGGGCGACTCTCTGGCCGGTGCGTTCATGGACGCCCTCGGAGCGATCAGTGCGCGGGCATTCTCCGACATCATCGTCGCCTATTCGCCTGAGGTGATCGTCCTGGACGGCCCGATCGCGCGGGCCCACGGTGCCCTTCTCATCAGGCACATGTGCCCGCATCTCGACCGCTACCTCCCGACCCCTGAGATTGTGGTCAGCCCTCTTGAGGGCCGCGCCCCTCTCCTTGGTGCGGCGGTGTATGCTCTCGGTCTCAGTTGA
- a CDS encoding DNA alkylation repair protein yields MNRDEVMARLHTLADPAYREGMTRFGLSDQNAVGVRVPELRKLAREIKKDHALAVALWEESSREAKILATLIDDPAQVTHAQMEAWAGVFDSWEICDLCCQNLFVLTPHARKTAEAWMRRDKEYVKRAGFVLVAKLARAEKDSDDEWFLASFDAIRAGAKDPRNFVKKAVSWALREIGKRNERCREEAIALAEELAASNDPTQRWIGKDTLRDLN; encoded by the coding sequence ATGAACAGAGACGAGGTGATGGCCCGCCTACACACCCTCGCCGACCCGGCGTACCGGGAAGGGATGACGCGTTTCGGCCTTTCGGATCAGAACGCCGTCGGCGTCCGGGTTCCGGAACTGCGCAAACTTGCGAGGGAGATCAAAAAAGATCACGCCCTTGCCGTCGCACTCTGGGAGGAAAGTTCCAGGGAGGCGAAGATCCTCGCCACCCTCATCGATGATCCGGCACAGGTGACTCACGCACAGATGGAGGCCTGGGCCGGCGTGTTCGATTCCTGGGAGATCTGCGACCTGTGCTGTCAGAACCTCTTCGTCCTGACACCTCACGCCAGAAAGACGGCCGAGGCATGGATGCGGCGTGACAAAGAGTATGTGAAGAGGGCCGGATTCGTTCTGGTTGCAAAACTCGCCCGCGCCGAGAAGGACAGCGACGACGAATGGTTTCTCGCATCGTTCGATGCGATCAGGGCCGGGGCAAAAGACCCGCGCAACTTTGTGAAGAAGGCGGTGAGCTGGGCCCTCCGGGAGATCGGGAAACGGAACGAAAGATGTCGGGAGGAGGCGATCGCCCTGGCGGAGGAACTCGCGGCATCCAACGACCCGACCCAACGATGGATCGGAAAAGACACCCTCCGCGATCTCAACTGA
- a CDS encoding nucleoside-triphosphatase encodes MKNLLVTGAPAAGKTTLVRRAVRGLPGVVGFYTQEIRDQGERTGFELVGFDGRRALFAHVHSISHHRVGRYGVDLQAFEAFLETTPFDRPEAGLVVIDEIGRMECLSEHFRELVTDLLDGPMPVVATAALRGDPFVEEVKARPDMEIFVVTRENRDALLPQVRRSVTVLLEGQMP; translated from the coding sequence ATGAAAAATTTGCTGGTAACCGGAGCACCGGCGGCGGGGAAGACGACACTGGTTCGGCGGGCGGTCCGCGGTCTCCCCGGGGTTGTGGGTTTTTACACCCAGGAGATACGGGATCAGGGTGAGCGGACCGGGTTTGAACTGGTCGGTTTTGACGGCCGCAGGGCGCTCTTTGCGCATGTCCACTCGATCAGTCATCACCGCGTCGGGCGGTATGGTGTCGATCTCCAGGCGTTCGAGGCTTTCCTGGAGACGACGCCCTTTGACCGACCAGAGGCCGGTCTTGTGGTGATCGATGAGATCGGGAGGATGGAATGTCTCTCTGAGCACTTTCGAGAACTGGTAACCGATCTCCTCGACGGCCCCATGCCGGTCGTAGCGACGGCTGCGCTGCGCGGCGATCCCTTCGTCGAGGAAGTGAAGGCCAGACCTGACATGGAGATTTTTGTGGTTACCCGGGAGAACCGCGACGCGCTCCTCCCTCAGGTGAGGCGGTCGGTCACGGTCCTTCTGGAAGGACAAATGCCCTGA
- a CDS encoding ABC transporter permease subunit produces the protein MSSIMTVAQKEARLILMSRQTLISAIIIVAVFSLTMVPTILSIEGEEGNSIDQALFMLPVVIGVFLGYIFTAQVFLREKTEGTIETLLCTPISLRNLWAGKVIGTVVPAYALTLVGVLLIVGTASTLGGETVLPSPPIIAHLLTVVPAFIAAAVGGLGFVQLLLGLKENQIINVIIIFLVIFSFSLMTGLLDPAFGIGWSMVGSLAAVAAVLLLILAWGTRYLNKERIVTTIP, from the coding sequence ATGAGCAGCATCATGACCGTGGCGCAGAAGGAGGCGAGGTTGATCCTCATGTCCAGACAGACGCTCATCTCGGCGATCATCATCGTCGCCGTCTTCTCGCTGACGATGGTTCCGACCATCCTGAGCATCGAGGGAGAGGAGGGCAACTCGATCGACCAGGCACTCTTCATGCTCCCGGTGGTCATCGGGGTCTTCCTGGGATACATCTTCACTGCCCAGGTCTTCCTGCGCGAGAAGACCGAAGGCACCATCGAGACCCTCCTCTGCACACCCATCTCACTCCGAAACCTCTGGGCGGGAAAGGTCATCGGGACCGTCGTCCCGGCTTACGCCCTCACACTTGTCGGCGTGCTGCTGATCGTGGGTACGGCCTCCACGCTCGGAGGAGAAACCGTCCTCCCCTCTCCCCCGATCATCGCCCATCTCCTGACGGTGGTGCCAGCGTTCATTGCCGCCGCCGTCGGGGGACTGGGTTTTGTCCAGCTCCTCCTCGGACTGAAAGAGAACCAGATCATCAATGTCATCATTATCTTCCTGGTGATCTTCTCCTTCTCACTCATGACAGGATTGCTGGACCCGGCATTCGGGATCGGTTGGAGTATGGTCGGCAGCCTCGCCGCCGTCGCCGCCGTACTCCTCCTCATCCTTGCCTGGGGGACGAGGTACCTGAACAAAGAGCGGATCGTGACCACCATACCGTGA
- a CDS encoding SufD family Fe-S cluster assembly protein → MPADMNEFFRLPESERERLTETGLEVGLENRCGSFFQMDQEIVQTTCSSEGVEVLALQDALDRYDWMEERYWNAVKKDKDKYTKYVAKQEKPRGVVVIAHKGTRTVYPVQACLYLSAEPVQTVHNIMIAEEGAELHVISGCASAAGAKSGSHLGITEFYVGKDAQITSTMIHNWNPHISVYPRSAAVVEENGVFLSNYICMQPVSRVQMYPEARLAENATARFSSIVVAHPGSHLDLGSRAILQGKGSSAELLTRAITRGGTVISRGHVQGTTEETKGHIECRGLILEDGIIHAIPEIEGQVTGTELTHEAAVGKIAKDEIEYLMARGLSEEEATATIIRGFLDVKIEGLPPVLQQQIDAAIDAAESGF, encoded by the coding sequence ATGCCAGCAGATATGAACGAGTTTTTCAGACTGCCCGAGTCAGAGCGGGAGCGGCTCACCGAGACCGGTCTTGAGGTCGGGCTTGAGAACCGGTGCGGGAGCTTCTTCCAGATGGACCAGGAGATCGTCCAGACCACCTGCTCCAGCGAAGGGGTCGAGGTCCTTGCCCTCCAGGATGCCCTTGATCGCTACGACTGGATGGAAGAGCGGTACTGGAACGCGGTCAAGAAGGACAAGGACAAATACACGAAGTACGTGGCAAAGCAGGAGAAACCCCGGGGCGTCGTCGTCATCGCCCACAAGGGAACCCGGACCGTCTACCCGGTCCAGGCCTGCCTGTACCTCTCTGCCGAACCGGTCCAGACCGTGCACAACATCATGATCGCCGAAGAAGGCGCCGAACTCCATGTCATCTCCGGGTGCGCGAGTGCCGCCGGGGCCAAAAGCGGCTCGCATCTCGGCATCACCGAGTTCTATGTCGGGAAAGACGCCCAGATCACCTCGACGATGATCCACAACTGGAACCCGCACATCTCGGTCTACCCGAGGAGCGCAGCAGTCGTCGAAGAGAACGGGGTCTTCCTCTCCAACTACATCTGCATGCAGCCGGTGTCACGGGTCCAGATGTACCCCGAAGCGCGGCTTGCTGAGAACGCCACCGCCAGATTCTCTTCCATCGTCGTCGCCCACCCGGGTTCGCACCTCGACCTCGGTTCACGCGCCATCCTCCAGGGCAAGGGGAGCAGTGCCGAACTGCTCACCAGGGCGATCACCAGGGGCGGGACCGTCATCTCCCGCGGCCATGTGCAGGGCACGACCGAGGAGACGAAAGGGCACATTGAGTGCCGGGGACTGATCCTGGAAGACGGGATCATCCATGCCATCCCCGAGATCGAGGGGCAGGTCACCGGCACCGAACTCACCCACGAGGCGGCGGTCGGCAAGATCGCAAAGGACGAGATCGAGTACCTGATGGCCCGCGGTCTCTCCGAAGAAGAGGCGACGGCGACGATCATCCGCGGCTTCCTCGACGTCAAGATCGAGGGACTGCCGCCGGTGCTCCAGCAGCAGATCGACGCCGCGATCGACGCCGCAGAATCGGGGTTCTGA
- a CDS encoding helix-turn-helix transcriptional regulator, which yields MQTRMREYRARLGLTQEELARRVGVRRETIVFLEKGKYNPSLRLAWRVVRELGAQIEEVFVLGEEDLE from the coding sequence ATGCAGACACGGATGCGTGAATATCGGGCCCGCCTCGGGCTCACCCAGGAGGAACTTGCCAGGCGGGTCGGGGTGCGCCGGGAGACGATCGTCTTCCTGGAGAAGGGGAAGTACAACCCTTCTCTCCGTCTGGCCTGGCGGGTCGTCCGCGAACTCGGGGCACAGATCGAAGAGGTCTTCGTCCTCGGGGAAGAGGATCTCGAGTGA
- a CDS encoding ABC transporter ATP-binding protein: MLKIENLKVKIGDREVLHGIDLQINDGETHVLMGPNGSGKSTLLMTIMGFGNYEITDGRIIYNGRDITHMPIHDRAKMGIGMLFQRPPTISGLKLGKLLSAVSGGKTGDIPAFARTVNMENFLERDINKGFSGGEIKRSEVLQLMVQRPDFVMIDEPESGVDLENIALMGNSIAQLLQKDQHIVNRQKSGLIITHTGHILNYIEADFGHVMIDGQIRCHGNPREILSVIKEKGYKECLACQQI; this comes from the coding sequence ATGCTCAAAATCGAGAACCTGAAGGTCAAAATCGGGGACCGTGAGGTCCTCCATGGGATCGATCTTCAGATCAATGACGGGGAGACCCATGTCCTCATGGGACCGAATGGCTCCGGGAAGAGCACCCTTCTCATGACCATCATGGGGTTTGGCAACTATGAGATCACCGATGGGCGGATCATCTACAATGGCAGGGACATCACCCACATGCCCATTCATGACCGGGCGAAAATGGGTATTGGCATGCTATTCCAGCGCCCGCCAACCATATCGGGCCTGAAACTCGGCAAGCTCCTTTCGGCCGTCTCAGGCGGAAAGACCGGCGACATCCCGGCTTTCGCCAGGACGGTGAATATGGAGAACTTTCTTGAGCGCGACATCAACAAAGGGTTTTCAGGCGGTGAGATCAAGCGGAGCGAAGTGTTGCAGTTGATGGTGCAACGGCCTGACTTCGTGATGATCGACGAACCCGAGAGCGGGGTCGACCTGGAGAATATCGCACTGATGGGCAACTCGATCGCCCAGCTCCTCCAGAAAGACCAGCATATCGTGAACCGTCAGAAGAGCGGATTGATCATCACGCACACCGGCCATATCCTCAACTACATCGAGGCCGACTTCGGTCATGTGATGATCGACGGGCAGATCAGGTGTCACGGGAACCCGCGTGAGATCCTGAGTGTAATCAAGGAAAAAGGCTACAAGGAGTGCCTCGCATGCCAGCAGATATGA